From Acropora muricata isolate sample 2 chromosome 14, ASM3666990v1, whole genome shotgun sequence, one genomic window encodes:
- the LOC136897652 gene encoding radial spoke head 1 homolog, translating into MEILRESEEDMDSENEILPYTYEGERNEAGERHGKGKARLPNGDFYEGDYKNGQRSGYGKYVFRKVKGKMRNACYMGHYVNNKKNGQGTFMYPDGAKYEGGWKDDLRHGFGSYSYTNGDLYRGEWEHDRRHGQGTYTYAASGMQYEGQWYEGKRSGRGKLTFGKQNYIGNFHDDKMIGPGTYIFPNGTQQHGEYIVVEEEAEDDSDTGKGKDGEAENWARTKQVKIKWVSRSGDAQPVTIVRKETMIN; encoded by the exons ATGGAGATTCTGCGAGAGTCGGAAGAGGACATGGACTCGGAAAACGAAATTCTGCCGTACACATACGAAGGCGAGAGGAACGAAGCCGGTGAACGGCACGGAAAGGGTAAAGCAAGGCTTCCCAATGGTGATTTCTACGAAGGAGACTACAAAAACGGACAACGAAGCGGTTACGGTAAGTATGTCTTCCGGAAAGTCAAAGGAAAGATGCGAAATGCCTGTTACATGGGCCATTAcgtaaacaacaagaaaaacggTCAAGGAACGTTCATGTATCCCGACGGTGCCAAGTACGAAGGCGGTTGGAAAGACGATTTACGGCATGGTTTCGGTTCGTATTCTTACACGAACGGCGATTTGTATCGAGGCGAATGGGAGCACGACCGGAGGCATGGCCAAGGGACTTACACATACGCGGCGAGTGGAATGCAGTATGAAGGACAGTGGTACGAAGGGAAAAGATCAG GCAGAGGAAAGCTCACgtttggaaaacaaaactacaTCGGTAATTTCCACGACGACAAAATGATCGGCCCAGGAACGTACATATTTCCAAACGGAACACAACAACACGGAGAGTACATTGTAGTGGAAGAAGAAGCTGAAGACGACAGCGATACAGGGAAAGGAAAAGACGGGGAGGCCGAGAACTGGGCCCGAACCAAGCAAGTGAAAATCAAGTGGGTCAGCCGAAGTGGCGATGCACAACCCGTTACCATAGTGAGAAAGGAGACCATGATAAACTGA